One Streptomyces sp. V4I8 genomic window carries:
- a CDS encoding D-2-hydroxyacid dehydrogenase: MTAPTPGPPPASDAPPTLLVLDDDPLPRLGRLTGRARVEHADETTLAERLPHADVLLVWDFTSHAVRRAWPGEGPRPRWVHTASAGVDHLMCPELTASDTVVTNARGVFDQPIAEYVAALVLAMAKDLPRTLELQGAREWRHREGQRVGGTRACVVGSGPIGRAIARTLKALDITTALVGRAPRTGIHGPEDLDRLIARADWVVAAAPLTEQTHGMFDARRFGVMQPSARFINVGRGQLVVEDALADALTKRWIAGAALDVFEHEPLTPDSPLWDVPHLIVSPHMSGDTIGWRDELGRQFVELYERWEAGRPLLNIVDKQRGYVPGR, encoded by the coding sequence ATGACCGCACCGACCCCCGGTCCGCCGCCCGCCTCCGACGCCCCGCCCACGCTCCTCGTCCTCGACGACGATCCCCTCCCCCGCCTCGGCCGCCTCACCGGCCGCGCCCGTGTCGAGCACGCGGACGAGACCACCCTGGCCGAGCGGCTGCCGCACGCGGACGTGCTCCTGGTCTGGGACTTCACCTCGCACGCCGTGCGCCGAGCCTGGCCCGGCGAGGGACCGCGGCCCCGCTGGGTGCATACGGCGAGTGCGGGCGTGGACCATCTGATGTGCCCGGAGCTCACCGCGTCGGACACCGTGGTCACCAACGCGCGCGGGGTGTTCGACCAGCCGATCGCCGAGTACGTCGCCGCGCTGGTGCTGGCGATGGCGAAGGACCTGCCGAGAACCCTGGAGCTGCAGGGCGCCCGGGAGTGGCGGCACCGTGAGGGGCAGCGGGTCGGCGGCACGCGTGCGTGCGTGGTGGGGTCCGGGCCCATCGGGCGGGCGATCGCCCGCACACTCAAGGCCCTGGACATCACCACCGCGCTGGTCGGCCGGGCCCCTCGTACCGGCATCCACGGTCCCGAGGACCTCGACCGGCTGATCGCCCGCGCCGACTGGGTGGTCGCGGCCGCGCCGCTCACCGAGCAGACGCACGGCATGTTCGACGCCCGTCGCTTCGGCGTCATGCAGCCGTCCGCGCGGTTCATCAACGTCGGGCGCGGACAGCTCGTCGTCGAGGACGCCCTGGCCGACGCCCTCACCAAGCGCTGGATCGCGGGGGCGGCGCTCGATGTCTTCGAGCATGAACCCCTCACTCCCGACAGCCCGTTGTGGGACGTCCCGCATCTCATCGTGTCGCCGCACATGAGCGGGGACACGATCGGCTGGCGGGATGAACTCGGCCGTCAGTTCGTGGAGTTGTACGAGAGGTGGGAGGCGGGCAGGCCACTGCTGAACATCGTCGACAAGCAGCGCGGGTACGTACCCGGACGCTGA
- a CDS encoding amidase: MTDLTELTAVQLLDGYRKGEFSPVDATRATLERAERIQPEVNAFVRLTADEALEQAGASADRWRRGEPAGLLDGVPVTVKDILLMRGGPTRKGSKTISDTVSEKGRWDEDAPSVARLRAHGAVFLGKTTTPEFGWKGVTDSPLAGVTRNPYDPTRTAGGSSGGAGAAVALGAGPLALGTDGGGSVRIPAAFCGIFGLKPTYGRVPLYPASAFGTLAHVGPMTRDAADAALLLDVIGTPDSRDWSALPPAPGSFAAGLTGGVRGLRVAYSPSFGGQVAVRPAVAAAVRRAVERLAGLGAYVEETDPDFTDPVDAFHTLWFTGAARVTQHLGPHQRELLDPGLREICDVGGRLTALDYLAAVDVRMELGRRMGRFHDTYDLLVTPTLPLTAFEAGAEVPKGSGHRRWTGWTPFTYPFNLTQQPAATVPVGTDGDGLPIGLQLVAARHRDELVLRAAHALYEAGIAGLTPSGS; encoded by the coding sequence ATGACGGATCTGACCGAACTGACCGCCGTACAACTCCTCGACGGGTACCGGAAAGGGGAGTTCAGCCCCGTCGACGCCACCCGGGCGACCCTGGAGCGGGCCGAACGGATCCAGCCGGAGGTCAACGCGTTCGTACGCCTCACCGCCGACGAGGCCCTCGAACAGGCCGGCGCGTCGGCCGACCGCTGGCGGCGCGGCGAACCGGCCGGGCTCCTCGACGGGGTCCCGGTCACCGTGAAGGACATCCTGCTGATGCGCGGCGGACCGACGCGGAAGGGCTCGAAAACGATCTCCGACACCGTCTCGGAGAAGGGCCGCTGGGACGAGGACGCCCCCTCCGTGGCCCGGCTGCGCGCGCACGGCGCCGTGTTCCTCGGCAAGACGACCACCCCCGAGTTCGGCTGGAAGGGCGTCACCGACTCGCCCCTGGCCGGCGTCACCCGCAACCCGTACGACCCGACCCGCACCGCGGGCGGCTCCAGCGGCGGCGCGGGAGCCGCGGTGGCGCTGGGCGCGGGGCCGCTCGCGCTCGGCACGGACGGTGGCGGGAGTGTGCGTATTCCTGCCGCCTTCTGCGGAATCTTCGGCCTGAAACCGACGTACGGCCGGGTCCCGCTGTACCCCGCGAGTGCCTTCGGCACGCTGGCGCACGTCGGCCCGATGACCCGTGACGCGGCCGACGCGGCCCTGCTCCTGGACGTCATCGGTACGCCCGACTCCCGTGACTGGTCGGCGCTCCCGCCGGCGCCGGGCTCCTTCGCGGCGGGGCTGACCGGCGGGGTGCGCGGTCTGCGCGTCGCCTACTCGCCCTCCTTCGGCGGTCAGGTGGCGGTGCGTCCGGCGGTCGCGGCGGCGGTGCGGCGGGCGGTGGAGCGGCTGGCGGGGCTGGGGGCGTACGTCGAGGAGACCGATCCCGACTTCACCGATCCGGTGGACGCCTTCCACACCCTGTGGTTCACGGGGGCGGCCCGGGTGACCCAGCATCTCGGGCCGCACCAGCGGGAGTTGCTCGATCCGGGGCTCCGGGAGATCTGCGATGTCGGTGGCCGTCTCACCGCGCTCGACTATCTGGCCGCCGTGGACGTGCGCATGGAACTCGGCCGCCGCATGGGCCGCTTCCACGACACCTACGACCTCCTCGTCACCCCGACCCTCCCGCTCACGGCCTTCGAGGCGGGCGCCGAGGTCCCGAAGGGCTCGGGGCATCGCAGGTGGACCGGCTGGACGCCGTTCACCTACCCCTTCAACCTGACCCAGCAGCCGGCGGCCACCGTCCCCGTCGGCACCGACGGGGACGGCCTGCCGATCGGCCTGCAGCTCGTGGCCGCCCGGCACCGGGACGAACTCGTCCTGCGGGCGGCGCACGCGCTCTACGAGGCCGGGATCGCCGGGCTCACGCCCTCCG